A portion of the Streptomyces sp. YPW6 genome contains these proteins:
- a CDS encoding D-2-hydroxyacid dehydrogenase family protein translates to MKLRCAVIEDFQSVATTVVDWSPVTDDVEIVTFTGHLATVDEAAAALDGFDIVVTLRERVPFPAELFDRLPRLRLLVASGMRNSVIDFDAARRHGVEVCGTASSSTPPVELTWALLLGLARGIVPEATALRTGGAWQSTLGADLHGRRLGLLGLGKIGARVAQVGLAFGMDVVAWSRNLTKERADEAGVQLAASKEDLLASSDFVSVHLALGERTRGLIGAAELALMRPTAYLVNTSRAAIVDTAALLTALRDGEIAGAAIDVFDVEPLPADDPVRTAPRLLATPHLGYVSRANYETYYGQAVEDIRAFLDGRPVRRLG, encoded by the coding sequence ATGAAGCTGCGCTGCGCCGTCATCGAGGACTTCCAGTCCGTGGCCACCACCGTCGTCGACTGGTCGCCCGTCACCGACGACGTCGAGATCGTCACGTTCACCGGGCACCTGGCGACCGTGGACGAGGCGGCCGCCGCCCTCGACGGCTTCGACATCGTGGTCACCCTGCGCGAGCGGGTGCCCTTCCCGGCCGAACTGTTCGACCGGCTGCCCCGGTTGCGGCTGCTCGTCGCCTCCGGCATGCGCAACTCCGTCATCGACTTCGACGCCGCCCGGCGGCACGGCGTGGAGGTCTGCGGCACCGCCAGCTCCTCCACCCCGCCCGTCGAGCTCACCTGGGCCCTGCTGCTGGGCCTGGCGCGCGGGATCGTCCCCGAGGCGACGGCGCTGCGCACGGGCGGGGCCTGGCAGTCCACCCTCGGGGCCGATCTGCACGGGCGGCGGCTCGGTCTGCTGGGCCTGGGGAAGATCGGCGCCCGGGTGGCGCAGGTGGGCCTGGCCTTCGGCATGGACGTGGTGGCCTGGAGCCGGAACCTCACGAAGGAGCGTGCCGACGAGGCCGGGGTGCAACTGGCCGCCTCCAAGGAGGACCTGCTGGCCTCCAGCGACTTCGTCTCCGTGCACCTGGCGCTCGGCGAGCGGACCCGGGGGCTGATCGGTGCGGCCGAACTCGCCCTGATGCGCCCGACCGCGTACCTGGTCAACACCTCCAGGGCGGCCATCGTCGACACGGCCGCCCTGCTGACCGCCCTGCGCGACGGCGAGATCGCCGGGGCGGCGATCGATGTGTTCGACGTCGAGCCGCTGCCGGCCGACGACCCGGTGCGGACGGCCCCGCGTCTGCTGGCCACCCCGCACCTGGGCTATGTGTCGCGCGCCAACTACGAGACGTACTACGGCCAGGCGGTGGAGGACATCAGGGCGTTCCTCGACGGGCGGCCGGTCCGCCGCCTGGGCTGA
- a CDS encoding DUF1269 domain-containing protein, with protein sequence MSTLTVWKFRTADGAENVEEALTSLQKEGLVRILDAAVVSWPADRAKPRTKQLLNLVGAGALSGTFWGMLFGLIFLMPLLGAAIGAAAGALGGKLADVGIDDDFINEVKEKVTPGTSALFLLTMNEVPERIGAQLPGDGAELLHSNLDTEREAKLRNIFGDDPDS encoded by the coding sequence ATGTCCACGCTCACGGTGTGGAAGTTCCGGACGGCCGACGGCGCGGAGAACGTCGAGGAGGCCTTGACGTCCCTTCAGAAGGAAGGGCTGGTCAGGATCCTCGACGCCGCCGTGGTCAGCTGGCCCGCCGACCGGGCCAAGCCGCGTACGAAGCAGCTGCTCAACCTCGTCGGCGCCGGGGCTCTCAGCGGCACGTTCTGGGGCATGCTCTTCGGGCTGATCTTCCTCATGCCGCTGCTGGGCGCGGCCATCGGAGCGGCCGCCGGGGCGCTCGGCGGGAAACTCGCGGACGTCGGCATCGACGACGACTTCATCAATGAGGTCAAGGAGAAGGTGACGCCCGGAACCTCCGCGCTCTTCCTGCTGACCATGAACGAGGTGCCCGAGCGGATCGGCGCACAGCTGCCCGGCGACGGCGCCGAGCTCCTCCACAGCAATCTCGACACCGAGCGCGAGGCGAAACTCCGGAACATCTTCGGCGACGACCCGGACTCCTGA
- a CDS encoding endonuclease codes for MSRRHSLYARPLLAAAATVTVLAGTAAAAPADFPPDRYSATAALDDTYYQDAVGKTGAELKAALHTIISNQTKLSYSQVWNALKATDEDPANSSNVVLLYTGRSQSKNDNGGNVGQWNREHVWAKSHGDFGTATGPGTDIHHLRPTDVQVNSARGNKDFDNGGGELGSAPGNFTDSDSFEPRDEVKGDVARMILYMAVRYEGGDSFADLEPNDQVNNGSAPKMGRLSVLEQWSRQDPPDTFEKRRNDVIFEQFQHNRNPFVDHPEWVGAIW; via the coding sequence ATGTCCCGTCGTCACTCACTCTACGCGCGTCCACTGCTGGCAGCGGCGGCCACCGTCACGGTGCTGGCCGGCACCGCGGCCGCGGCTCCCGCGGACTTCCCGCCCGACCGGTACAGCGCCACCGCCGCCCTCGACGACACCTACTACCAGGACGCCGTCGGCAAGACCGGCGCCGAGCTCAAGGCGGCCCTGCACACGATCATCAGCAACCAGACCAAGCTCTCCTACAGCCAGGTATGGAACGCACTGAAGGCGACCGACGAGGATCCCGCCAACTCCTCCAACGTCGTCCTGCTGTACACCGGACGCTCCCAGTCCAAGAACGACAACGGCGGCAACGTGGGCCAGTGGAACCGGGAGCACGTCTGGGCCAAGTCGCACGGGGACTTCGGTACGGCGACGGGTCCGGGCACCGACATCCACCACCTGCGGCCCACGGACGTCCAGGTCAACTCGGCCCGGGGCAACAAGGACTTCGACAACGGCGGCGGCGAACTCGGCTCCGCACCCGGCAACTTCACCGACAGTGATTCCTTCGAGCCGCGCGACGAGGTCAAGGGCGACGTCGCCCGCATGATCCTCTACATGGCTGTGCGCTACGAGGGCGGCGACTCCTTCGCCGACCTCGAACCCAACGACCAGGTGAACAACGGATCCGCGCCGAAGATGGGCAGGCTGTCCGTCCTGGAGCAGTGGAGCCGACAGGACCCGCCGGACACCTTCGAGAAGCGCCGCAACGACGTCATATTCGAGCAGTTCCAGCACAACAGGAACCCGTTCGTCGACCACCCCGAGTGGGTCGGCGCCATCTGGTAG
- a CDS encoding methyltransferase, with translation MNRLTIPQGTFDLARFPEHPRDPFRAWDAADAYLLRQLADPEAGPVDLSGTVAVVGDRWGALATALAAHRPVQISDSYLARRATLANLARNGIDRDAVRLLSSRDTPPDRIDVLIVRVPKSLAFLEDQLHRIAPAVHAGTVIIGTGMVKEIHTSTLKLFERIIGPTRTSLAVRKARLIFCAPDPGLPRTPSPWPYRYELPADVGPVSGLTTVNHAGIFCADRLDIGTRFFLKHLPTRAGAVRVVDLGCGNGVLGLSAAVADPDAHVTFIDESYGAVASAEETFRAGAPDGAKADFLVADGLAGLDPGSVDLVLNNPPFHSHLATTDATARTMFAGARTALRQGGELWVVGNRHLSYHTHLRRIFGNCTTVAGDPKFVVLRAVKR, from the coding sequence ATGAACCGCTTGACGATCCCCCAGGGCACGTTCGACCTCGCCCGCTTCCCCGAACACCCGCGCGACCCCTTCCGGGCCTGGGACGCCGCAGACGCGTACCTGCTCCGGCAGCTGGCGGACCCCGAGGCGGGGCCCGTCGACCTCTCGGGGACGGTCGCCGTCGTGGGGGACCGCTGGGGCGCCCTCGCCACCGCGCTGGCCGCGCACCGGCCCGTCCAGATCAGCGACTCCTACCTGGCCCGGCGCGCCACCCTCGCGAATCTCGCCCGCAACGGCATCGACCGGGACGCGGTGCGGCTGCTGTCCTCCCGTGACACCCCGCCGGACCGGATCGACGTCCTGATCGTCCGGGTGCCCAAGTCGCTGGCCTTCCTGGAGGACCAGCTCCACCGGATCGCCCCCGCCGTCCACGCCGGGACCGTGATCATCGGAACCGGGATGGTCAAGGAGATCCACACCTCCACGCTGAAGCTCTTCGAGCGGATCATCGGCCCGACCCGCACCTCCCTCGCGGTCCGCAAGGCGCGGCTGATCTTCTGCGCCCCGGACCCCGGGCTGCCCCGTACGCCGAGCCCGTGGCCGTACCGCTACGAGCTGCCCGCCGACGTGGGCCCCGTCTCGGGACTGACCACCGTCAACCACGCCGGGATCTTCTGCGCCGACCGCCTCGACATCGGCACCCGCTTCTTCCTGAAGCACCTGCCCACCCGCGCCGGGGCCGTCCGGGTCGTCGACCTGGGCTGCGGCAACGGCGTCCTCGGGCTCTCCGCCGCCGTCGCCGACCCCGACGCGCACGTCACCTTCATCGACGAGTCCTACGGGGCGGTCGCCTCCGCCGAGGAGACCTTCCGGGCCGGGGCGCCGGACGGCGCGAAGGCCGACTTCCTGGTCGCCGACGGACTCGCCGGCCTCGATCCGGGCAGCGTGGACCTGGTGCTGAACAACCCGCCGTTCCACTCCCACCTGGCCACCACCGACGCCACGGCCCGCACGATGTTCGCCGGCGCGCGGACCGCGCTGCGGCAGGGCGGCGAGCTGTGGGTCGTGGGCAACCGGCACCTCTCGTACCACACCCACCTGCGCCGGATCTTCGGCAACTGCACCACGGTCGCGGGCGATCCGAAGTTCGTGGTCCTGCGCGCCGTCAAGCGCTGA
- a CDS encoding phosphoketolase — protein MSETPSPAALTDDELAALDAHWRAANYLAVGQIYLMANPLLTRPLVPEDIKPRLLGHWGTSPGLNLVHTHLNRVIKARGLSALCVWGPGHGGPAVLANSWLEGSYSDTYPDVGRNAEGMGALFRQFSFPGGVPSHVAPETPGSIHEGGELGYALSHAYGAAFDHPGLLVACVVGDGEAETGPLAASWHADKFLDPVHDGAVLPILHLNGYKIANPTVLARIPEEELDQLLRGYGHDPLFVGGDDPAAVHRALAAAMDTALDRIAAHQRAAREDGVTERPGWPMIVLRTPKGWTGPEEVDGQPVENTWRSHQVPLSGVRDNPRHLRQLEDWLMSYRPAELFDADGRPTEQVLACVPGGEARLGSTPYANGGLLLRGLPLPDLADHAVRVDQPGTALHEPTKVLGGFLESVMAATADRRDFRVVGPDETASNRLDALYRATGKAWQAQTLATDEHLAHDGRVMEVLSEHLCQGWLEGYLLTGRHGLFSSYEAFAHIVDSMVNQHIKWLRTSRRLPWRRPIASLNYLLTSHVWRQDHNGFSHQDPGFVDHILNKSPEVVRVYLPPDANTLLSVADHALRSRDYVNVVVAGKQPTFDWLTLDEARAHCARGAGAWEWAGTEDGSREPDVVLACAGDVPTQEILAAADLIRRHLPELAVRVVNVVDIARLLPEAEHPHGMPDSEFDALFTRDKPVIFAYHGYPWLIHRLAYRRTGHANLHVRGYKEEGTTTTPFDMVVRNDLDRYRLVMDVIDRVPGLGVRAVAVRQEMGDIRGRHHDWIREHGTDLPEVADWKWGG, from the coding sequence GTGAGCGAAACCCCCAGCCCCGCCGCCCTCACCGACGACGAACTCGCCGCGCTCGACGCGCACTGGCGCGCGGCCAACTACCTCGCCGTCGGCCAGATCTACCTGATGGCCAACCCCCTGCTGACCCGGCCGCTCGTCCCCGAGGACATCAAGCCCCGGCTGCTGGGCCACTGGGGCACCTCGCCGGGGCTCAACCTCGTCCACACCCACCTCAACCGGGTGATCAAGGCCCGCGGCCTCAGCGCCCTGTGCGTCTGGGGGCCCGGCCACGGCGGACCCGCCGTCCTCGCCAACTCCTGGCTGGAGGGCAGTTACTCCGACACCTATCCGGACGTCGGCCGGAACGCCGAGGGCATGGGCGCGCTGTTCAGGCAGTTCTCGTTCCCCGGCGGCGTGCCCAGCCACGTCGCCCCCGAGACCCCCGGCTCCATCCACGAGGGCGGCGAACTCGGCTACGCCCTCAGCCACGCCTACGGGGCCGCCTTCGATCACCCCGGTCTGCTCGTGGCGTGCGTGGTCGGCGACGGCGAGGCCGAGACGGGTCCGCTCGCCGCCTCCTGGCACGCCGACAAGTTCCTCGACCCGGTCCACGACGGGGCCGTCCTGCCCATCCTCCACCTCAACGGCTACAAGATCGCCAACCCGACGGTCCTGGCCCGCATCCCCGAGGAGGAGCTCGACCAACTGCTGCGCGGTTACGGCCACGACCCGCTGTTCGTCGGCGGCGACGACCCGGCCGCCGTACACCGTGCCCTGGCCGCGGCCATGGACACCGCCCTCGACCGCATCGCCGCCCACCAGCGGGCGGCCCGCGAGGACGGCGTCACCGAGCGCCCCGGCTGGCCCATGATCGTGCTGCGCACCCCCAAGGGGTGGACCGGCCCCGAAGAGGTCGACGGGCAGCCCGTGGAGAACACCTGGCGCTCCCACCAGGTCCCGCTCTCCGGCGTCCGGGACAACCCCCGCCACCTCCGGCAGCTGGAGGACTGGCTGATGTCCTACCGGCCCGCCGAACTCTTCGACGCCGACGGCCGCCCCACCGAACAGGTCCTCGCCTGCGTGCCCGGGGGAGAGGCCCGCCTCGGCTCCACCCCGTACGCCAACGGCGGGCTGCTCCTGCGCGGCCTGCCGCTGCCCGACCTCGCCGACCACGCCGTACGGGTCGACCAGCCCGGCACCGCCCTCCACGAGCCGACCAAGGTCCTCGGCGGCTTCCTGGAGAGCGTCATGGCCGCCACCGCGGACCGCAGGGACTTCCGGGTGGTCGGGCCCGACGAGACGGCCTCCAACCGGCTCGACGCGCTCTACCGTGCCACCGGCAAGGCCTGGCAGGCGCAGACCCTCGCCACGGACGAACACCTCGCCCACGACGGCCGGGTGATGGAGGTGCTCTCCGAACACCTCTGCCAGGGCTGGCTGGAGGGGTATCTCCTCACCGGCCGGCACGGACTCTTCTCCAGCTACGAGGCGTTCGCCCACATCGTCGACTCCATGGTCAACCAGCACATCAAGTGGCTGCGCACCTCGCGGCGGCTGCCCTGGCGGCGTCCCATCGCCTCGCTCAACTACCTGCTGACCTCGCACGTCTGGCGGCAGGACCACAACGGCTTCTCCCACCAGGACCCCGGATTCGTCGACCACATCCTCAACAAGAGCCCCGAAGTCGTCCGCGTCTACCTCCCGCCGGACGCCAACACCCTGCTCTCGGTCGCCGACCACGCGCTGCGCAGCCGGGACTACGTCAACGTCGTCGTCGCCGGGAAGCAGCCGACCTTCGACTGGCTCACCCTGGACGAGGCCCGCGCCCACTGCGCGCGCGGGGCCGGGGCCTGGGAGTGGGCCGGGACCGAGGACGGCAGCCGGGAACCCGACGTGGTCCTCGCCTGCGCCGGGGACGTACCCACCCAGGAGATCCTGGCCGCCGCCGACCTGATCCGCCGCCACCTGCCGGAGCTCGCGGTACGCGTGGTCAACGTCGTCGACATCGCCCGGCTGCTGCCGGAGGCGGAACACCCGCACGGCATGCCGGACTCCGAGTTCGACGCCCTGTTCACGCGCGACAAGCCGGTGATCTTCGCCTACCACGGCTATCCCTGGCTGATCCACCGGCTCGCCTACCGCCGCACCGGCCACGCCAACCTCCATGTGCGCGGCTACAAGGAGGAAGGCACCACGACCACACCCTTCGACATGGTCGTCCGCAACGACCTCGACCGCTACCGGCTGGTCATGGACGTCATCGACCGGGTCCCGGGCCTCGGCGTCCGCGCCGTCGCCGTACGCCAGGAGATGGGGGACATCCGCGGCCGCCACCACGACTGGATCCGCGAGCACGGCACGGACCTGCCGGAGGTCGCGGACTGGAAGTGGGGTGGCTGA
- the glsA gene encoding glutaminase A, producing MSAADAVTDSLETLRARFAAVRDGKPADYIPQLALADPDAFGLALVSMDGHRYSAGEADTAFTLQSVSKPFVYALALSALGLDEVSRWVGAEPSGEAFNAISLEPGTGRPANAMVNAGAIVTTALIPDTADEPAFDRILRCLGRFAGRELDVDEEVFSSESVTGDRNRALAYLIRSTGTMPVDPVLAVDRYFRQCAVRVTAIDLATMAATLAYGGVNPVTGERVVSAEVAARVLAVMATCGMYDGSGDWLLRVGLPAKSGVSGGLIAVGPARFGVATYSPPLDATGGSVRGHAALEAMSQRYGLHLMLNPALPGSTVTLVTTADDLPSAPSAEHERVLHEQVGVVAAQGSIDFTAAERVLYALDESGPNGGSVVLDLHDVTAVDSVALAMLHTGLARLLSDGRRAAVVDPRDLLGPPDVVREGTGQDLPRHATREEAVEGCARALAGEG from the coding sequence ATGAGCGCCGCCGACGCGGTGACCGACTCGCTGGAGACCCTGCGCGCCCGGTTCGCCGCCGTACGGGACGGGAAGCCGGCCGACTACATCCCCCAGCTGGCCCTGGCCGACCCGGACGCCTTCGGGCTCGCCCTGGTCAGCATGGACGGACACCGCTACAGCGCGGGCGAGGCCGACACCGCCTTCACCCTCCAGTCCGTCTCGAAACCGTTCGTCTACGCCCTCGCGCTCTCCGCGCTCGGCCTGGACGAGGTGAGCCGCTGGGTGGGGGCGGAGCCGAGCGGCGAGGCGTTCAACGCCATCAGCCTCGAACCCGGCACCGGCCGGCCCGCCAACGCCATGGTCAACGCCGGCGCGATCGTGACCACCGCCCTGATCCCCGACACCGCCGACGAGCCCGCCTTCGACCGGATCCTGCGCTGCCTCGGCCGGTTCGCCGGACGGGAACTGGACGTCGACGAAGAGGTGTTCAGCTCCGAATCGGTGACCGGGGACCGCAACCGGGCGCTTGCCTACCTGATCCGCTCCACCGGCACCATGCCCGTCGACCCGGTCCTGGCCGTCGACCGCTACTTCCGCCAGTGCGCGGTCCGCGTCACCGCGATCGACCTCGCCACGATGGCCGCGACGCTCGCCTACGGCGGCGTGAACCCGGTCACCGGCGAGCGGGTCGTCTCGGCCGAGGTCGCCGCCCGGGTCCTCGCCGTCATGGCCACCTGCGGGATGTACGACGGATCCGGCGACTGGCTGCTGCGCGTCGGACTGCCCGCCAAGAGCGGGGTGTCCGGCGGTCTCATCGCGGTGGGACCCGCCCGCTTCGGGGTCGCCACGTACAGCCCGCCGCTGGACGCCACCGGCGGTTCGGTGCGCGGCCATGCCGCGCTGGAGGCGATGTCGCAGCGCTACGGACTCCACCTGATGCTGAACCCGGCCCTGCCGGGCTCCACCGTCACCCTGGTCACGACCGCGGACGATCTGCCGTCGGCGCCGTCCGCCGAGCACGAACGGGTCCTCCACGAACAGGTCGGCGTCGTCGCCGCCCAGGGGTCCATCGACTTCACGGCCGCCGAACGCGTGCTGTACGCGCTGGACGAGTCGGGGCCGAACGGCGGTTCCGTCGTGCTCGACCTGCACGACGTCACCGCCGTCGACTCCGTGGCCCTGGCCATGCTGCACACCGGCCTCGCGCGGCTCCTGTCCGACGGGCGGCGCGCGGCCGTCGTCGACCCCCGCGACCTGCTGGGCCCGCCCGACGTCGTCCGGGAGGGCACCGGCCAGGACCTGCCGCGCCACGCCACCCGTGAGGAAGCGGTGGAAGGCTGCGCGCGGGCCCTGGCCGGGGAGGGCTGA
- a CDS encoding GH25 family lysozyme — protein sequence MLHGVDVSAYQPSYDTDGLDFVLIKSTEGRTYVNPRMEAQVKRARDAECVVGFYHFLWPGDVADQVAYFLGRTPERAGDLLAVDWEQTGGGTRASTADKDRFIRAVKKERPGHRVLLYCNRSFWLSHDTSGYAGDGLWIADYVSAGRPRIEADWRIHQYTDDPLDRNVADFASVRALRDWAAG from the coding sequence ATGCTCCACGGTGTCGACGTCAGCGCCTATCAGCCCTCCTACGACACGGACGGTCTCGATTTCGTCCTCATCAAGTCCACCGAAGGCCGCACCTACGTCAATCCGCGCATGGAGGCCCAGGTGAAGCGGGCCAGGGACGCCGAGTGCGTCGTCGGGTTCTACCACTTCCTCTGGCCGGGGGACGTGGCGGACCAGGTGGCGTACTTCCTCGGCAGGACCCCCGAGCGGGCGGGCGATCTGCTCGCGGTCGACTGGGAGCAGACCGGCGGCGGGACGCGGGCGAGCACCGCGGACAAGGACCGGTTCATCCGCGCGGTCAAGAAGGAGCGGCCCGGTCACCGGGTCCTGCTGTACTGCAACCGCTCGTTCTGGCTCAGCCACGACACCAGCGGCTACGCGGGCGACGGGCTGTGGATCGCCGACTACGTCTCCGCGGGCCGGCCCCGCATCGAGGCGGACTGGCGCATCCACCAGTACACCGACGATCCGCTCGACAGGAACGTGGCCGACTTCGCCTCGGTGCGGGCGCTGCGCGACTGGGCGGCCGGATAG
- a CDS encoding pyridoxamine 5'-phosphate oxidase family protein → MPSAPHPAGGDLGRRISARRLQLGLSRQDVALRAGAAPGYIEYVEEQSATPGVGFLLRLADALETTVQELTGGAVELPRGAGRGARRARMAELDEAMCWTLLGDHGVGRVALALEDGPVVLPVNYQVSDGEVVFSTAEDSPLATADDTEIAFEADHIDDAFSKGWSVLLVGTVHAVTDEEAARQLREAAYSTPWAGPERDHVMVLAPRRITGRRIVVPDAPGEAD, encoded by the coding sequence ATGCCCTCAGCACCGCATCCGGCCGGCGGAGACCTGGGCCGGCGGATCTCGGCACGCCGCCTGCAGCTCGGTCTGTCCCGGCAGGACGTAGCACTGCGGGCGGGCGCCGCGCCCGGCTACATCGAGTACGTGGAGGAGCAGTCCGCCACCCCGGGCGTCGGCTTCCTGCTCCGGCTCGCCGACGCGCTGGAGACCACGGTGCAGGAGCTGACGGGCGGAGCGGTCGAACTGCCCCGCGGCGCGGGCCGGGGCGCACGGCGCGCCCGGATGGCCGAACTCGACGAAGCGATGTGCTGGACGCTGCTGGGCGATCACGGGGTGGGGCGGGTGGCCCTCGCTCTCGAGGACGGGCCGGTCGTCCTGCCGGTGAACTACCAGGTGAGCGACGGCGAGGTGGTCTTCAGTACGGCGGAGGACTCCCCGCTGGCCACCGCCGACGACACCGAGATCGCCTTCGAGGCCGACCACATCGACGACGCCTTCAGCAAGGGCTGGAGCGTCCTGCTCGTGGGAACCGTGCACGCCGTCACCGACGAGGAAGCCGCGCGACAGCTGAGGGAGGCCGCCTACTCGACCCCGTGGGCGGGGCCCGAGCGCGACCACGTCATGGTCCTCGCGCCCCGGCGGATCACCGGGCGCAGGATCGTCGTCCCCGACGCCCCGGGCGAGGCCGACTGA
- a CDS encoding acyl-CoA dehydrogenase family protein, translating to MHLEYTSEQQRLRTELRTYFAALVPDNAYARYAEPAAQKRFYRETVRRLGADGWLGVGWPEEYGGRGLTPMEQFIFFDEAAQAGVPLPLMALNTVGPTIMQYGTDEQKAHFLPGILAGEIDFAIGYSEPDAGTDLAALKTRAVRDGDTYIVNGQKIWTTNGDTADWVWLAVRTDPAAPPHKGITMLLVPTSDPGYSCTLINTLASHDTTASHYENIRVPVSRRVGEENKGWRLITNQLNHERVTLAAHGTMAVRALHDVQRWAAGTKLGDGRRVIDLGWVRALLARTHTRLDAMKLLNWQMVTALQDGTLTPQDASAVKVYGSEARRDAYAWLMEIVGSAGALKEGSAGAVLHGELERGYRSAVIFTFGGGNNEIQREIISWIGLGMPRVRR from the coding sequence GTGCACCTCGAATACACGTCTGAGCAGCAGCGGTTGCGCACCGAACTGCGTACGTACTTCGCGGCCCTGGTCCCCGACAACGCCTACGCGCGCTACGCGGAGCCCGCCGCCCAGAAACGCTTCTACCGCGAAACGGTCCGCAGGCTCGGCGCCGACGGCTGGCTGGGGGTGGGCTGGCCCGAGGAGTACGGCGGCCGGGGACTGACCCCGATGGAACAGTTCATCTTCTTCGACGAGGCCGCCCAGGCAGGCGTACCACTGCCCCTGATGGCCCTGAACACCGTCGGCCCCACGATCATGCAGTACGGCACCGACGAGCAGAAGGCCCACTTCCTGCCCGGCATCCTGGCAGGGGAGATCGACTTCGCGATCGGCTACAGCGAACCGGACGCCGGCACCGACCTCGCCGCCCTGAAGACGCGGGCGGTCCGCGACGGCGACACGTACATCGTCAACGGCCAGAAGATCTGGACCACCAACGGCGACACCGCCGACTGGGTCTGGCTCGCCGTGCGCACCGACCCCGCCGCCCCGCCGCACAAGGGCATCACCATGCTCCTCGTCCCGACGAGCGACCCCGGCTACTCCTGCACCCTGATCAATACCCTCGCCTCGCACGACACGACCGCGAGCCACTACGAGAACATCCGGGTCCCGGTCTCCCGCCGCGTCGGCGAGGAGAACAAGGGCTGGCGCCTCATCACCAACCAGCTCAACCACGAGCGCGTCACCCTCGCCGCCCACGGCACGATGGCGGTGCGCGCCCTGCACGACGTCCAGCGCTGGGCCGCGGGCACCAAACTCGGCGACGGCCGCCGGGTCATCGACCTGGGCTGGGTCCGCGCCCTGCTCGCCCGCACCCACACCCGCCTCGACGCGATGAAGCTCCTCAACTGGCAGATGGTCACCGCCCTCCAGGACGGCACCCTCACCCCTCAGGACGCCTCGGCGGTCAAGGTCTACGGCTCCGAGGCCCGCCGCGACGCCTACGCCTGGCTGATGGAGATCGTCGGCTCCGCGGGCGCCCTGAAGGAGGGCTCGGCCGGCGCGGTGCTCCACGGGGAACTGGAACGCGGCTACCGATCCGCGGTGATCTTCACCTTCGGCGGGGGCAACAACGAGATCCAGCGGGAGATCATCTCCTGGATCGGACTGGGGATGCCGCGCGTGCGGCGGTGA
- a CDS encoding chemotaxis protein has protein sequence MDTDALTADLLRELRATRPYPALSLTMPTHRRAPDNAQDPVRLRNLVAEAGHRLDADPEVSREVAAALRAQVERAADEVDPRGALDSLVLLVTTDEYGIWQLPRTAPERVVLSDTFLTRNLVAAKAQTRPFRVLTVAADHATLWIGTGDGIRPEQTGGFPLTAPKEPPNPQREERIGDTPSTFTDEETRTFFRTVDEKLRTVLADDPRPLYLMGLAPALALLDEVGESSRSAAGRVTKGAPADLPPAEVLRELRPALEEGAQRAAAEVENRLDNARSAHAFAGGLDEVWAAVREGRAGLVAVEEHFQATVRVADEHLEPVPEGTAQSADGAIREDIVDELVEAALDSGADVVFVEDDSLAEHGRIAAALRY, from the coding sequence ATGGATACGGACGCCCTGACCGCCGACCTGTTGCGGGAGCTGCGGGCGACCCGGCCCTATCCGGCGCTGTCCCTGACCATGCCGACCCACCGCAGGGCCCCGGACAACGCCCAGGACCCGGTCCGGCTGCGGAACCTGGTGGCGGAGGCCGGGCACCGCCTGGACGCCGATCCGGAGGTCAGCCGTGAGGTCGCGGCCGCCCTGCGGGCCCAGGTGGAGCGGGCGGCGGACGAGGTGGACCCGCGCGGGGCGCTGGACTCCCTGGTGCTCCTGGTCACCACCGACGAGTACGGGATCTGGCAGCTGCCGCGCACCGCACCCGAACGGGTGGTCCTGAGCGACACCTTCCTCACCCGCAACCTCGTCGCGGCCAAGGCCCAGACGCGGCCGTTCCGGGTGCTGACCGTGGCCGCCGACCACGCCACGCTGTGGATCGGGACCGGTGACGGCATCCGGCCGGAGCAGACCGGCGGCTTCCCGCTGACCGCGCCGAAGGAGCCGCCGAACCCGCAGCGCGAGGAGCGGATCGGGGACACCCCGAGCACCTTCACCGACGAGGAGACCCGCACCTTCTTCCGTACGGTCGACGAGAAGCTGCGCACGGTGCTCGCCGACGATCCGCGCCCGCTGTATCTGATGGGACTGGCCCCCGCTCTCGCCCTGCTGGACGAGGTCGGTGAGAGCTCGCGGTCGGCGGCCGGCCGGGTCACCAAGGGGGCGCCGGCCGACCTGCCGCCGGCCGAGGTCCTCAGGGAACTGCGGCCCGCCCTGGAAGAGGGTGCGCAGCGGGCGGCGGCCGAGGTGGAGAACCGGCTGGACAACGCCCGCAGCGCCCACGCCTTCGCCGGCGGGCTCGACGAGGTGTGGGCCGCCGTCCGGGAGGGGCGGGCGGGTCTCGTCGCCGTCGAGGAGCACTTCCAGGCGACCGTGCGGGTGGCCGACGAGCATCTGGAGCCGGTGCCCGAGGGTACGGCGCAGAGCGCGGACGGCGCCATCCGCGAGGACATCGTCGACGAACTGGTCGAAGCGGCGCTGGACAGCGGCGCCGACGTCGTGTTCGTGGAGGACGACTCACTGGCGGAGCACGGCCGGATCGCCGCGGCCCTGCGCTACTGA